A single region of the Branchiostoma lanceolatum isolate klBraLanc5 chromosome 1, klBraLanc5.hap2, whole genome shotgun sequence genome encodes:
- the LOC136420248 gene encoding leucine-rich repeat and immunoglobulin-like domain-containing nogo receptor-interacting protein 3, whose translation MVQLLLSCPAQFRRFLFSLVFILCILVAVRSAVEGPACAVVFADADSDASQCLCNRDTNAVDCQARNLTVVPPGFPARMKRLNLQNNLITALSRDQFGSIDSLIHLDLSNNIINDIDDDVFRGLINLKILELGNNNLKIIGNGTFSGLYNLHQLNLESNKISTIHPQALTSLINLRQLNLQANKVSSIQCALVQNLTWLQLLSLKANPIKLIEDQCFYGLTNLQDIQLKRCSLTQINNGTFKYLVQLSTLNLAWNKISQISPFAFRDSVQLTRLHLNNNNISDLPAGIFANLTNLQKLHLHHNPITSLSTDLFTDLHSLEFLLLHNLKLSSLKEETFIGLPPLQYLDLSSNYLQNLQKGFGLVFKPYWHVKLSPNSWRCDCEIQAIYEYSWIANYVVCRSPLKFQDMRLNQIPYANLSCTLPSITEVTPYVFAVINDTVFLRCNSSGFPTPSLSWVLPQGTMITSQPGASLQSEGENGLTLVIDSAQPTDTGMYICNASNAGGKDFLITYLKVFDPDCVVRVDMGNNTSGNDSSETVFDVQANCTSAAVSDGLSGVMAIGYSESTSIIETKLCPDDVPCNNAPYKRSCETGSKSRLYQPQMVTATSLNCNYLITWFIVGIVAGVSLIISCWIGFTMLYRRKVRERIVVQQAIQKWKRKNNQKDSNLKPALGVHGQQTRRKTCRSKNVPTASSEVRLSENGDKPRTAHVAFAEDGNAIGKKLSNHSSLIDTDNTKPGEQSSEALNEKGFVENDTSSTKGLVSAQGKGGTKSQPSSRVQNRRKASTGHQMEGKHLAKVKSQEGQTPRGNGLVNSAPNPTPGRQPSGQTNATTKPSGKPSPTSYTSPSNTTMRPSPSSLTSPSNTTMTMRPSPSSFTSSSNTTMRPSPSSFTSPSNTSMRPPPSSFTSPSNTSMRPSPSSFTSPSNTTMRPSPSSFISPSNTTMRPSPSSFTSSSNTTMRPPSTSYNSPSSFLERIYSGYLGK comes from the coding sequence ATGGTACAGCTCTTGCTGTCCTGTCCAGCACAGTTCAGAAGATTCCTTTTTTCGCTGGTTTTTATTCTGTGCATTTTAGTTGCGGTGAGGTCTGCGGTGGAAGGCCCAGCGTGCGCTGTGGTATTCGCCGATGCCGACAGCGATGCCTCGCAGTGCCTCTGTAACCGCGACACCAACGCCGTAGACTGTCAGGCCAGAAACTTGACTGTCGTCCCGCCAGGATTCCCCGCTCGGATGAAACGCTTGAACTTGCAGAACAATCTCATTACTGCGCTGTCCCGAGACCAATTCGGTTCCATCGACTCGCTCATCCATCTTGACCTATCCAACAACATCATTAACGATATTGACGACGACGTCTTCCGGGGCTTGATCAACTTGAAAATTCTCGAGCTTGGCAACAACAATCTAAAAATAATAGGGAACGGAACGTTTTCTGGGCTGTATAATCTGCATCAGTTAAATCTGGAATCTAACAAAATAAGCACGATCCATCCCCAGGCCCTGACCTCACTGATCAACCTCAGGCAATTAAATCTCCAGGCCAACAAAGTCAGCTCAATACAATGTGCCCTTGTCCAGAATCTGACCTGGCTGCAATTACTATCCCTAAAGGCCAATCCTATCAAACTGATTGAAGACCAGTGTTTCTATGGCCTGACTAACTTACAAGACATCCAACTCAAGCGCTGTAGTCTGACTCAGATCAACAATGGCACCTTCAAATATTTGGTTCAACTGTCTACGCTGAATCTGGCCTGGAACAAAATAAGTCAGATCTCGCCGTTTGCTTTTCGAGACTCCGTACAGTTGACTCGCTTGCAcctgaacaataacaacatttcAGACCTTCCCGCGGGGATTTTCGCAAACCTTACAAACTTGCAAAAGTTACACCTTCATCATAACCCCATCACGTCCCTCAGTACTGATCTTTTCACAGACTTACATAGCCTGGAGTTTCTACTTCTACACAACTTAAAACTATCTTCTCTAAAGGAAGAAACCTTTATTGGCCTACCTCCTTTACAGTATCTTGATCTGAGCAGTAACTATCTCCAGAACTTACAGAAGGGGTTTGGCTTGGTGTTTAAGCCTTACTGGCATGTCAAACTGTCGCCTAACTCGTGGAGGTGCGACTGTGAGATACAAGCCATCTATGAATATTCCTGGATTGCGAATTATGTTGTGTGCAGGTCTCCTCTGAAGTTTCAGGATATGCGTCTAAATCAAATTCCTTACGCAAATCTATCGTGTACCCTGCCTAGCATTACGGAGGTGACGCCGTACGTCTTCGCTGTGATCAACGATACGGTTTTCTTACGCTGTAATTCGAGCGGTTTCCCTACTCCGTCACTGTCCTGGGTCTTGCCACAGGGGACCATGATTACCTCCCAGCCTGGTGCTAGCCTGCAGTCCGAAGGTGAAAACGGCTTGACGCTGGTGATTGACAGCGCTCAGCCCACTGACACAGGTATGTACATCTGCAACGCAAGCAACGCTGGCGGGAAAGACTTTCTCATCACCTATTTGAAAGTTTTCGACCCAGACTGTGTGGTAAGAGTAGATATGGGGAACAACACTTCAGGAAACGATTCTTCAGAGACAGTATTTGACGTCCAGGCAAACTGTACTTCCGCTGccgtttctgatggcctttctggCGTGATGGCCATAGGGTACTCCGAGTCCACTTCTATCATTGAGACAAAACTTTGTCCAGATGATGTCCCCTGTAACAATGCACCATACAAACGTTCGTGTGAGACAGGCTCAAAGTCTCGGCTGTACCAACCGCAGATGGTCACAGCCACGTCTCTCAACTGTAACTACCTGATCACGTGGTTCATTGTTGGCATCGTCGCTGGTGTTAGTCTCATCATCTCGTGCTGGATCGGATTTACCATGCTATACCGAAGAAAGGTCCGGGAAAGAATCGTCGTACAACAAGccatacaaaaatggaagcGGAAAAATAACCAGAAGGACTCGAACTTGAAACCGGCTTTAGGCGTTCACGGGCAGCAGACAAGGAGGAAAACATGTAGAAGTAAAAATGTCCCGACAGCTTCGTCAGAAGTACGTTTGTCGGAGAATGGGGACAAACCGAGGACAGCTCATGTTGCTTTTGCAGAGGATGGAAATGCTATCGGTAAAAAGCTTTCAAATCATAGTAGCCTGATAGATACAGATAATACCAAGCCTGGAGAGCAAAGTAGTGAAGCTTTGAATGAAAAAGGCTTTGTGGAAAATGATACCAGTTCCACAAAAGGTTTGGTCTCTGCACAAGGTAAGGGAGGCACTAAATCTCAACCAAGCAGTCGTGTCCAGAACAGGAGAAAGGCTTCTACTGGACATCAGATGGAAGGAAAACACCTGGCTAAGGTGAAATCACAGGAAGGTCAGACTCCGAGAGGGAATGGGCTGGTAAATTCTGCACCTAATCCAACACCTGGCAGGCAGCCTAGTGGACAAACCAACGCAACCACTAAACCATCTGGAAAACCATCTCCTACATCATACACTTCACCATCAAACACCACTATGAGACCATCCCCTTCATCACTGACTTCACCATCAAACACCACCATGACTATGAGACCATCCCCTTCATCTTTTACTTCATCATCAAACACCACTATGAGACCATCCCCTTCATCATTCACTTCACCATCAAACACCAGTATGAGACCACCCCCTTCATCATTCACTTCACCATCAAACACCAGTATGAGACCATCACCTTCATCATTCACTTCACCATCAAACACCACTATGAGACCATCCCCTTCATCATTTATTTCACCATCAAACACCACTATGAGACCTTCCCCTTCATCTTTTACTTCATCATCAAACACCACTATGAGACCGCCCTCTACATCATACAATTCACCTTCCTCATTTTTAGAGAGAATCTACTCTGGTTACCTTGGCAAGTGA